The following nucleotide sequence is from Zea mays cultivar B73 chromosome 1, Zm-B73-REFERENCE-NAM-5.0, whole genome shotgun sequence.
GCTGTATGTATATTCATGAGGCATAATACAATCATGCCACAGACAGTGGATGTGGTTGGGTTGCCTACCTATATGTGATCAGCGCCAAGCAACCGTTGGTTACATTTTAGAGCTTCGTGCAGGTAACGGAGTGCAACATGGACATTGCCCAACCCTTCTTCCATCATCGCAACATTGATATAAGATGCAGCGGTGTTACGATGAGAAGGGCCACATGTAAGGTGCAAAAGATATAGGGCACGATTGACATACCTGAAATATAACAGTCAGAACATAAATAAAGTAGTTCAAACATGAAAACGGTAAATGAAACAAGCTCCACAGGTAAGTGGGAAGAAATAAAACTATAGTGTCGTCCATTGTTTACCATGTCAGCTTAAGTAGATGACTCTGTGAACTATCGGAGCCTCATTTTCAAGCTTCTGCAGGCTGTCTGTTAATATCTTCCGGACAAAAGTTTGAGTAGCCTCATTGTCTTCAGGATCACTAGTCTGCAACCGTTGAACTCCAGGTGGTTGAGCACATGACTTATGAAGCAGCATCCTTAAGCTGATACAAGGAAAAATGGTCATCCCATTGGTCTCATCTAAACAATACAACAGGGCAAGATGAAGTGTGTTAAGAGTAGACAGCTATCTATGCAAAAACTGAACCATACAGACATAAATTATGTAAACCTATTTGATAACATAAATTCAGCATGTGAAAAAAAACCTGACCTTGTTTTTGCTGATGAGTGCTCGCTTTCCTGCAGGGTTGAATCCTTCTTGGGATGCCACAATCGTCACCGGTTTCCCGTTACAAACTCGCACCTGCATACCTACCCAGATTCTAAGTGGTCTACAAAAACAAACGCGAGCACTCATCAACAAAAACAAGGCACCGACTACTGTCACTTATATAAGAATTttattgatgatgccaccacaagaATAAGCTAACTAGAACTGGAGAACCAGGAGGGCAGCAGGCAAAATCATTTGCAAATGCATGCAGCTACCGCGATGGAATGCGAAAACATATATTTACCTCGTTTGGTGAGCGAAATCCTGAAGAACAAACCAATGAAGAGTTCTCATCCTCTGTCAAAGCCTAAACAAATCATAGCGGGTTGGTAATATTATATTATAAGTAACTATATTACCTATTTTGACTGCATTAAACTCAGTAGGACAGTAGGCAACTTACACTTGTATCAGGGATGTCAAATGCTGCCTGTGGGGAACACCTGATCTTATGCCAGGGTGAATAGAATTTGTAATCTCTTGAACAAATAGCAACTTCACTTCGACCAGTCAACCTTTTGAACCTTCACAATTTTTGTTACAATATAAAAATGGGAAACAAAGTCAGTATGACATATCAGAGGATTTATGCAATCAAATGAACAAGCAATGGTACAAAAATAAACAGAAGTTTTTCTAGGAAGGTGTAATCGATTACAAAAAACTTTTTCTGGattctttttgtaaattcatCCTAAACTGATAGTGTTCAAATATTACGGGTGCAGATGCCATGCCAATCTATTTTCAATGAATGACCTTTAACAAAGAAATCGATTTTGTAGTTTAGCATAGTTTTTTTTTCTGAAGGGGAAGATACGGAGGGGAGAGATTCTGTGCCTGGATTATATTAAGATCCAAAAGAGAGACTTCAGTTACAGAGCGGCAGAACCGGTAGGGATCCAGGGCCAACATGgggtcctcgccgccgccgggcgccgTCTTACCGGGCGAGGGCGACCCGGCTTTGGCGGACTCGGCCGCGGCATCCGCCACATCGGGCTTCGGCTGGGGCTTCTTCGCCGCGAACACGGTGGTGCAGGCGACGATGTCGAGCAGCCGCCGCACGTGCGCGATGGCGAGCTCCTCCGTGTAGTCCTCTGCGCGCGACGACGAGGAGGTGGTGGGGGTCAGTGAAGCTGGAAGGCGGATCTGCGTCGAGGTCCCCACCGGTGGTCGCCGCACGGAGCAAGAAAACTGAATCGCGGGAGAGGGCGACGCGACGGGTACCTTCTCCGGCGGGCCGACCGTCGCACTTGGTTCGCCTCCAAGACCGTCCTCGGAGTATTTCGAACCCGCGGGCGTGTGGGCGAACGAAGCGGCTGCGGCGTAGCGTGGCCCTCCATTTAGCGTGAGAGAGAGAAtcggggagggagaggaggaggaggaggacaccGGTGAAGGAGAAGGGGACGCACTGTAGCCCCTATATCGTGTACAGTATTAGGGGAGGGAGAGGGCTGCGGACACCGTTGAAGACAGTCTCACAGCTCTTCCCAAAATTCCATCCTCCCACCGTATCCACGTACGTACGAGTACGATAATCACCCTCCTCACCTCGATTCGCCTCCGCGAGAGGCGAAGACGGCAACCCGTCGGTGGAATCTCCCTTCAGTCTCACAACATATGTAATACTAACATGTTATAGATGGACTCAATGCTCACATAAAtacaaaagaagaaaaaaaaaggaaaaacacaTTATAAATTTACCATCAGCTTATGCATAAGAACTAAAAACATTTATAAGAGaaaaaatagattatatattaatcACAAATCATTAAAAAGTAACTACTACGTATATAAATAAGCTGAGAAATTATccgcaaaaaaaaaaaaattaTACAGTCAGCGCCAGCGGTAGGCGAGCGAGCGAGCGCGGTGTCCACAGGGCCAGCAACAGTAGGCCCCAGTGCCcccacccgctccagatccacagccGTCGGCCGTCGCGGCGTGGTGGATAAAAAACCCTGCGCGCGCGCATGTGGACATGTGGTCGGGGAGACGGGGACTCGGGGTAGCGACTAGCGAGCCGAGGAGCGCGCGCGCGCGATGGCGGCCGCTGCCGTGGCGACCGTGGCCTCCCCATCCCCCGCTGCCTCCAGGCGTATGCTCCCCTCCGCCGCACCGTCTTTCCTCCGGCTCCCGAGGCCGACCAGCCGGCTCCGGCGCGCCACGCAGGTCGCCGCGGCGGGGGGAGAGGCGGACGTGCTGCCTGGTCCGGGGGCCGAGGGTGAGGCGGCggttccggggaggctggaggagCAGCGGGACGAGCCGCTGGCGGGAAGCCAGCTCGACATCGGAGGGCTCGCCTTCCAGGGCGACGTCGGCGGGGGCTTCACCGGCGGCGGAGCGGGCTCCGGGGCCTCCGGCGGTGGCGGCGACGGCAACAAGATGCTGGACCGGGGCATCAATACGGCCATCGTTCTCGCGGCCAGCACCTACGCGCTCACCAAGCTGCTCACCGTCGACCAGGACTACTGGCACGTGAGTCTACTCGCTACTCGGTTTCATTCCCGACTGTATTAGGAGCCATGTACCGGGTGTCGTATTGATTTGATTTTTTGGTATGCAGGGGTGGACGATCTTCGAGATCCTGCGCTATATGCCGGAGCACAACTGGTCCGCGTACGAGGAGGCCCTCAAAGCTAACCCGGTTCTAGCCAAGATGATGATCAGTGGTGTCGTCTACTCCCTTGGTGACTGGATTGCACAGGTGCTTTCACACTTCAATTTCCAAATCCACGCTACTTCTTTACCACTACTCGCAAGTCATATGTCCGGTCATGTTGCAGCATTTAGTGTGATTACTGATTACTGACTGCCGTTGtttttgctgctgctgctgctgcttttgCAGTGCTACGAAGGCAAGCCAATCTTTGATTTCGACCGTGCTCGGATGTTCCGGTCTGGTCTTGTTGGGTTCACTCTTCATGGGTCACTTTCACATTACTACTACCATATCTGTGAGGTAACTATTGTTACATGACCTGCTCAGATATTTTTTGCTTGTACATTCTAGTAAAAATTGTCTATTTCAGCCACACCAAAAGTTAAGAAAATTCTTAAGTTAATGAATTGACAAAATAAATGAAACATGTTTTAACGTGTTGAAGTATAAGTGACTTCTCCAGTTTTTCCCATCAGCTTGACTTTTAGTTTTGGGGGTATACTAACCTGCACATAGCAGGCATCGGATAGAGCTTTTAAGTTGATGCATACGACTTAAAGGGGTGGGTGGGTGGGCGGGGGAGTCTCATCATGTAGAGGTCAACTAATCGGCACATCTATATGAATCAATTTAGTTTTTTTTAACAAATTTAGAGAGTTAACATGAACTTTCAAACCAGACCTGATGGATTACTTAATTTTGTTATGTTGACAGGCACTATTCCCATTCAAGGATTGGTGGGTTGTCCCTGCAAAGGTTGCATTCGATCAGACCGTTTGGTCTGCAATCTGGAACAGTATCTACTTCGTGGTCTTAGGTTTCCTTCGGTTGGAATCACCTACCACTATCTACAGTGAACTCAAGTCTACATTCTGGCCCATGCTTACCGTAAGGATTCATCTTCACTGAATAAGTCTAATCAGCTCGCAGGATGAGAATTGGGCAAGCATTAAACATAAGAGTTGTGCTTCTTATTTTCACTGTCATTATGAATAACGCGTGGGCATACTGTTATACATATGAGTCTTAGTTACATGAATTAATCCATACCCTTGGGATTAATTTGTTGGACCTTTAAAAGTCTGCTCCATTGATAGTGGTACGTGTATAATGAATTTGCTGATGGCTCTAGGCAAAGAATGATGACTTTTACAGACATAACATGTAGCAGAATAACTCATAGCTATAACTGAACTTAAATAGATCAAAGCAAACAATAGCAGAACCATGTGTACTGAAGCATCCTTATTGCTTTTCGAATGCTGTAACACTCCATTTAGTAACCATTCATCGTTCTATGCCTGTGCTTGTACAACCCTCCCTCACTTCACTACTATGGAGGTTTTCAACTGAATACACAGCAGGGCATAACAATAACGTACCTGTCTCTTGATGCTGCTGTTGCAAATCTTTGTAACACCAATTCTAGCTATGGTATCTGTCTTTTGACCTGTTTCGACTAAGTTGAAATGTTGTCTGGATCGTTGCAGGCTGGATGGAAGTTGTGGCCTTTTGCACACTTAATTACATATGGTGTGGTCCCTGTTGAGCAAAGACTTCTATGGGTCGACTGTGTGGAGCTTGTCTGGGTCACAATATTGTCGACGTGAGTATCATCATCTTTTTCTGATATCACCTAGCTAACTATCGTTTTTATAAAGGAAGCTTATATTATAGATACCAAGTACATTACATCAAGAGGATACAAAGCCTTGGTACATACTTCCGATCTTTGCCTAATGCACATAGTCAACTACAAAAAGAAAAGCATCCCAAAGTCATAGGCTAGCGGTCCTCAATCCGGAGCCTAGAACGCCACTTGTGCGCCCGAGAGAAAAAAAGCCATGGCCACCCGGGCCAAGATTCGTGACCCCGAAGCAACTAGAGGCTGAACCTCCTTCCTATGGAGAATAGCCCACCTCGAAAGCCAATGCGTCGCCGAAAGAATAACTTGCAAAGGAGAACAAGAATTTTTTTTCTTAAACACTAAATCGTTTCTACAAATCCAAAGAGTCTAGCACAAGACCGCCGCTCCAAGTAGAAACACAGGTTTAAGAACTTTATTAAGGCCCTGAAGCTAACCCCCAAACATATGGTCAACATCACGTGGTAGATTGAAGCCAGTGTCCATTTGTAAAAAATAGATGATTGATGGTCTCTTCCTTGTGACAGGACGCACAAGTTAAGCTTCCTTGCTAGCTGCGTTTAGCCAAATTATCTTTTGTAAGGATTACACCCTTTTGTAGATACCATAAGAAGATTTTAATTTTTAGGGGGGGCCTTCAACTTCCACAGATCTCTATTCACATTAGGGGAATTACTAATCTTTAAGGCGACATAAAGCGATTTAACCGAGAACTTCCCATTTGGGGTGAGGTTCCAGTAGAATGCATCCTGTGCCTAGGACAACTACAACCCCTCTAGGCGTGATAAGTGATAACAAAGCAATCCAGTTCGCCAAGTTGGATCCATAAAGTTGTCTTCGCCAAGAAAAGTTAGGGGGAAAGGAACACAAAGTTTCTGCTATAGTTATGGATTTGGGTCTCACAATGTTATACATGGAGAAATATTGGTCTTTCAACGGGCCCCATCCAGCCAATTATCCTTCCAGAATCTTACTTGTGATCCATCCTTTACAAGAAAGGTTCCGAAGCGTAGAAAGTCTCGCTTTTACCTTTCATTAGACAAGACCAAAAGTGGGAACCACCGATTTTCCACTCCATTTGAGCTAGAGATTTTAAACCTTTTATTGCGTAGAAGTTGTTGCCACATTCCATCAGAGGTAAGTAATTTATACAACCATTTGCTAAGCGGAGCGCTATTCATAATGTTCAAACCTAGCTAACTATCGTGGCTAAACTTGTCGTTCGAACGAACTTTAACGTGTAATCTGTTGGCTTCTTGCCAGGTACTCAAACGAAAAGTCAGAGGCAAGGAATTCTGATAGCACCTCCACACCAGATGCTTCAAAGGTAAAATATATCAAGCATTAAACCTGAATCATTTCAACATTGCCATCCTTGTATTATCGTGTCGACACTGATAGCTTCCTGCCCTCCTTCCTTTTCAGGACAACTCCAGATAGCAGCCCTAGAGACCTTGGAGAGCTGATTCGCCCTTCCATCGCTTCAGGGGTTATGTAAATTGTACAATTAGCCGCAGCAACTCTGCAGGTGTAACCCTTTTTTTGGTAGATATGTATATATTCATGAAACATCAATTGTGTAGTATGTGCCATAGAATATTACGAAGAAAGTAGCGAACTTCATTCGTCCGTTCTAAAATAAGTATATTTCTAGCATTCAAAATTTATCTTGTGTTAGAGTCATTTCGAGGCCATAGCCCATAGCTCACTTCTAACATTCAAAATTTATCTCATAATAGACATTTCTAGGCCATAGACCACTCGGGACTAATACcttttgctgttttttttttcGTTTCTAGTGTCATGCTGCTCTatttttatatgatatataaataATTTTATAATGCTATTGATTTTTGGAATTGCTCTATTGCGACGGAGTGAATACAACTACAGTAGCTGCTGGAATTAGAGCTAGTTT
It contains:
- the LOC100285035 gene encoding mpv17 / PMP22 family protein; its protein translation is MAAAAVATVASPSPAASRRMLPSAAPSFLRLPRPTSRLRRATQVAAAGGEADVLPGPGAEGEAAVPGRLEEQRDEPLAGSQLDIGGLAFQGDVGGGFTGGGAGSGASGGGGDGNKMLDRGINTAIVLAASTYALTKLLTVDQDYWHGWTIFEILRYMPEHNWSAYEEALKANPVLAKMMISGVVYSLGDWIAQCYEGKPIFDFDRARMFRSGLVGFTLHGSLSHYYYHICEALFPFKDWWVVPAKVAFDQTVWSAIWNSIYFVVLGFLRLESPTTIYSELKSTFWPMLTAGWKLWPFAHLITYGVVPVEQRLLWVDCVELVWVTILSTYSNEKSEARNSDSTSTPDASKDNSR